From one Culex quinquefasciatus strain JHB chromosome 3, VPISU_Cqui_1.0_pri_paternal, whole genome shotgun sequence genomic stretch:
- the LOC119765021 gene encoding uncharacterized protein LOC119765021, whose product MKFNGSMMSATMVRGNAMSVSGKPKSAAESVSQQQSPDSQQVPRQRTPTRTHVHRSVIWTLAPVPPPNTAAIHSLPASYECARACQEEEPPRICYYFTVEYYIVLGAAGRQEVGRSDRSASSLDGLSRIEGVDEVLVISATNRHALDPALRRIGRFDQEILLGIPDLEAVCVV is encoded by the exons ATGAAGTTCAACGGGAGCATGATGTCGGCGACGATGGTTAGGGGAAACGCGATGAGCGTCTCCGGGAAGCCCAAATCGGCGGCGGAATCGGTGAGCCAGCAGCAGTCCCCTGATAGCCAGCAAGTTCCGCGCCAGCGAACGCCAACCCGAACTCACGTTCACCGTTCCGTAATCTGGACTTTAGCACCAGTGCCACCGCCGAACACCGCAGCAATCCACAGCCTACCGGCCTCGTACGAGTGTGCCCGAGCTTGCCAGGAAGAAGAACCGCCGAGAATCTGCTACTACTTTACCGTCGAGTACTACATCGTGCTGGGAGC TGCAGGCAGACAGGAGGTCGGTCGGAGCGATCGAAGCGCTTCAAG CTTGGACGGGCTCTCGCGGATCGAAGGCGTTGACGAGGTGCTCGTCATCAGTGCCACCAACCGTCATGCGCTCGACCCTGCTCTGCGTCGCATCGGTCGCTTTGACCAGGAAATCTTGTTAGGAATTCCCGACCTCGAGGCGGTGTGCGTGGTTTAG